One stretch of Orcinus orca chromosome 15, mOrcOrc1.1, whole genome shotgun sequence DNA includes these proteins:
- the RAD9B gene encoding cell cycle checkpoint control protein RAD9B isoform X3, whose amino-acid sequence MDLTNSVYSEMFVGPDEFDFYQIGVNTEITFCFKELKGMLTFSEATHAPIAIHFDFPGKPMALSIDDMLLEANFILATLADEPSRASSPQSLCLSQKRKRSELIHSNSEAGKNVTSKDAEYISRKAVPKRLYSETRTKVSSSENRGSPLTERANRDISEVPESSVSDTEEVPGSSHLRKFSRMFFGAVSSDQQEHFNHPFHSLATASDSEEDVNNGSFSTF is encoded by the exons ATTTGACCAATTCTGTATACAGTGAGATGTTTGTTGGGCCAGATGAGTTTGACTTCTATCAAATTGGAGTCAACACTGAAATAACATTTTGCTTCAAAGAACTGAAG ggaATGCTGACATTTTCAGAAGCTACACATGCTCCTATAGCcattcattttgattttcctgGGAA ACCCATGGCTTTAAGTATTGACGATATGTTATTGGAAGCCAACTTTATTTTGGCTACATTAGCTGATGAGCCAAGTAGAGCATCTTCTCCACAATCACTGTGTCTTTCACAAAAACGAAAAAG GTCAGAGCTGATACATTCAAATTCAGAGGCTGGTAAAAATGTAACCAGCAAGGACGCAGAGTATATCTCGAGAAAAGCAGTACCCAAAAGGCTTTATTCTGAGACTCGCACGAAAGTCTCTTCATCGGAAAACCGTGGCAGCCCATTAACGGAAAGAGCGAACAGAGACATTAGTGAAGTACCAGAAAGCAGTGTCAGTGACACGGAGGAAGTGCCAGGATCTTCACATCTCaggaag tttTCTCGCATgttctttggagcagtttcttcTGACCAACAAGAACACTTCAACCACCCTTTCCACAGTCTGGCAACAGCAAGTGACAGTGAAGAGGACGTGAATAATGGCAGTTTTTCCACATTCTAA